One region of Vigna angularis cultivar LongXiaoDou No.4 chromosome 10, ASM1680809v1, whole genome shotgun sequence genomic DNA includes:
- the LOC108336312 gene encoding probable E3 ubiquitin-protein ligase EDA40 — translation MVTGWRRAFCTSIPKDTEPKVFTERKQHCQNNNNDTNHSPKITSKFGFFSNPSTPRCESQPPPTPTLRCRTTCSVPNSPKLQCKTPRLFHNSNPSSPKSPSSFSLFKATLRLSKSRCGICTQSVRSGQGTAIFTAECSHTFHFPCIVKKHPILTCPVCNTSWKELPVLSIHHNDDNNKKTFKVYNDDEPLMSPTSLSRFNPIPESDNEEEEDNNKTEFQGFNVAPLPNLPSSPVIRRNLELSLLPEAAIVAANRNYETYVVVLKLKPPHAPKPPRRAPIDLVAVLDVGGAMSGNKLRLMKNSMRQVISSLRPTDRLSIVAFSAGSKRLLPLRRMTGGGQRSARRIVDALASIDQSREGTPVKNDAVKKAAKVLEDRREKNGVASIIVLSDIPESRAGNSIHKPSLVSTTRLSHLEVPVHAVRLGDSPHALSDDALAKFVGGLLSVVAQDVRIQLEVVSRSRAVEIAGVYSLAGRPVSLGSGWIRIGDLYAEEERELLVELKVPAASAGSHHVLTVRSSYRDPLTREYLNPVEQAMLVPRPHTVRSSCPKIERLRNLHVTARAVAESTRLAEHNDLSGALHLLSSARALLMQSSKPDEEFLRWLEAEQAELQRRRQRPTRINSRAEEKIEPLTPTSAWRAAERLAKVAIMRKSMNRVSDLHGFENARF, via the exons ATGGTTACTGGGTGGAGAAGAGCCTTCTGCACATCCATCCCCAAAGATACAGAACCCAAAGTCTTCACTGAGAGAAAACAACATTGCCAGAACAATAACAACGATACCAATCACAGTCCCAAAATCACTTCCAAGTTTGGATTTTTCTCTAACCCATCAACCCCCCGCTGCGAATCTCAACCTCCACCCACCCCTACCCTCCGGTGTCGAACCACCTGTTCGGTCCCTAACAGTCCAAAACTTCAATGCAAAACTCCAAGGTTGTTCCATAACTCAAACCCCTCATCCCCCAAGTCACCATCCAGCTTCTCACTTTTCAAAGCCACTCTACGCCTATCCAAA AGTCGATGTGGAATCTGTACTCAGAGTGTGAGGAGTGGGCAAGGAACTGCAATTTTCACGGCCGAATGCTCTCATACGTTCCACTTCCCTTGCATAGTGAAGAAGCACCCGATCCTAACCTGCCCCGTGTGCAACACTAGCTGGAAGGAACTTCCAGTACTCTCCATCCACCACAATGACGATAACAACAAGAAAACCTTCAAGGTTTACAACGATGACGAACCCCTCATGTCTCCTACTTCACTGTCTCGCTTCAACCCCATTCCCGAGTCCGATAACGAGGAGGAAGAAGACAACAACAAAACAGAATTTCAGGGCTTCAACGTTGCTCCGCTTCCCAATTTACCTTCCTCACCGGTAATCCGGAGGAACCTCGAGCTATCGTTGCTGCCGGAGGCAGCCATTGTCGCTGCCAACCGAAACTACGAAACATACGTTGTCGTTTTGAAGCTGAAGCCACCTCACGCTCCGAAACCGCCTCGTCGAGCTCCAATTGATCTCGTCGCCGTGCTCGACGTAGGCGGCGCCATGTCCGGCAACAAACTCCGCCTGATGAAAAACTCCATGCGACAGGTAATCTCATCGCTCCGCCCAACGGATCGTCTCTCAATCGTTGCATTCTCCGCCGGATCCAAGCGGTTGCTTCCGCTGCGGCGAATGACTGGCGGCGGCCAGAGATCGGCGCGTCGGATTGTCGACGCACTTGCCTCCATCGACCAGTCCCGAGAAGGAACTCCGGTGAAGAACGACGCCGTCAAAAAGGCCGCGAAGGTGCTCGAGGACCGCCGCGAGAAGAACGGTGTCGCGAGCATCATAGTCCTATCCGATATCCCCGAATCACGTGCCGGAAACAGTATTCACAAGCCCTCGCTGGTGTCCACCACTCGCCTCTCGCACCTCGAAGTCCCTGTCCACGCGGTGCGCCTGGGGGATTCTCCTCACGCGCTCTCCGACGACGCGCTCGCGAAATTCGTGGGTGGTTTGTTGAGCGTGGTTGCTCAGGACGTTAGGATTCAGTTAGAGGTGGTGTCGCGATCGCGAGCAGTGGAGATCGCTGGCGTGTACTCATTAGCGGGTCGACCCGTTTCGCTTGGTTCTGGTTGGATCCGAATTGGGGATCTCTACGCGGAGGAGGAAAGAGAATTGTTGGTGGAACTGAAGGTGCCTGCCGCATCCGCTGGGTCCCACCACGTTCTAACCGTACGATCCTCTTATCGGGACCCCCTCACTCGAGAGTATTTGAATCCCGTTGAGCAGGCAATGCTTGTTCCTCGTCCCCACACCGTACGATCCTCCTGCCCCAAGATCGAACGATTACGAAACCTCCACGTCACCGCCAGAGCCGTAGCCGAGTCGACGCGGCTGGCCGAACACAACGATCTCTCTGGGGCTCTTCACTTGCTCTCCTCGGCTCGAGCCCTTCTAATGCAATCCAGTAAGCCGGATGAGGAGTTCCTGCGGTGGCTCGAAGCTGAGCAAGCGGAGCTTCAGCGGCGCAGACAGAGACCAACGCGTATTAACAGTCGCGCCGAAGAAAAAATAGAGCCGCTGACACCGACTTCGGCTTGGCGAGCCGCTGAGCGACTGGCTAAGGTTGCTATTATGAGGAAGTCTATGAACAGAGTTAGCGACTTGCATGGATTTGAGAATGCGAGATTTTAG